Genomic segment of Oscillatoria sp. FACHB-1406:
TTTTTACGTCTTCGGGATTCATAGTCTTGCTATCCGAATCTTCACTTACTTTTTTATAAAATTCGTAAATAAGTCTAAATAATTAAAATTATATTCTAGGGAGGGGTTCCAAACAAATTTTTAGCATTTTAGGGTCAAATAACATGGGCAGAAAATGAATACTTTTGACTTCTTTAAAGTAAAACAGAATCGGGACGGGTTCCCAAAAAATTCTCCAGTTTTCCCATTGCGAATAAGGAAAATTCCGAATCAACTTTCCCGAACGATAAATATCGAGTGCTGTCGGAGTAAATTGCAGGCGAATGGTTAGGGCTTGAAAAAGAAGGAATACGCCAAACACCGCGATCGCGAGACTAACCCAAGCTTGGACGAACCCCAAAGGAATTGCCCCTAAAATAAGAACGAGCGGCAAGGTATAGCTGGGAGCGAGTTCGATGGTTTGTTGGCTAGATTGGGGAGATTGAACGGCAGTCATCTGAATTGTCAGAGATCGGTTATCGGTTGTTATGCGAACTGAGAGAGGAGCGCGAAAATGGACAAGGCGCGCAGCCTAGCAGATCGTTCTAATACTCTAACGCATCAAGGGACGCTTGCCGTGACGGGGTGACGGGGGGATGAATAATGAATGATGAATAATGAAGAGGGGGAGACGAGGAGACGGGGGGGTGAATAATGAATGATGAATAATGAAGAGGGGGAGACGAGGAGACGGGGGGGTGAATGATGAATGATGAATAATGAAGAGGGGGAGACGAGGGGATGTGGGGACGAGGTGACGGGGTGACGAGGTGATGTTCTTAAATAATGGGCGATTTGACGGATCTTAAATCACTCATCACTCATAATTCACCACTCCCCCATTCATCACTCATCACTCATCACTCACAACTCAAATCATCCCTTCGCGTTCCAACTCTTCAATCGTTTGCAACCCACGAGGATCGCCCACCTTCAGTAAAGCCGCTCTTGCATCTTCCGTCACACCCATATCATCATCTTCGACAAGCGCTTCGAGTAATGCGTCGATCGCGGTTCCATAAATCGCATTAGAAGGAAGTTCGCGACAGAGTTGCCCGAGCGCCCAAGCGCAATTGCTGCGGACTGCTGCGATCGGATCCCGACGCAATGCGACAATCAAAGGAGGAATGACTTTAATCATATCTTCGTAAGTCAGATGCGCCGCTCGGGCGAGTGCCGTAGCCGCCCAAAGGCGAACCGCTGGGATATCGCGGATCAAAGCATTAATTAAGGGGGGGAGAACGCGGCGATCGTTGCAGTTACCGAGGGCGCAGACAATCCCTTTGCGCGCATATCCGTTCCAATCGATGCCGAGTTGCTCGATCAACGGTTCGACAGCCGTGGGGGAAGGATTGCGTCCGAGTCCGTAAGCCGCACTGACGCGCGTCATCGGGCAAGCATCTTTAAGCAAGTCAATGAGGTGGGGAATCGCCCGTTCGTCCTCAATTTCGCTAAAAGCCCTCGCCGCGATCGCACGCTGTTGGCGATCGCTGGAGGTTAATAAAGCTAGCATCAACTCGGGATTGGGCGCAGGTTGTGACTCGGCCTCTACGGGGGGCATATCATCGAGAGGACTTTCAAATTCGCTTTCAAAGTCATCGAGTAGGCTGAGATCGTCTTCTTCGTTCATCGAAAATTTGCTCGAAAACCCCGTCCTTTAGCGAAGCGGAGGATGATTTAAAAGATTAGTCTATCATTTAGATGCCAGGGTTGAGGTCGAAGGCGATCGCTCAAGACAGCAAAACGGCAAAATACGACAGTATGCCTCGCAATGCCGTATTGACCGGGCTAGTAGACTATGTGCTGCCCGTCGAAGAAATTCCCGCCAAGCTGATTGAGTATGCCCGTCATCGGGCTGGACTGCAAGCCAATATGGGTAAAGATGGTATATTGTCGCAGACCACCGATTATTTGAGTCAAATTTGCTCGTTGTTGCGGCGGCAACTCGGACATGATTTCAGCAATTACAAACAGGGAACTCTGGTGCGTCGGATTCAGCGTCGCATCCAAATTACGCAAAACACTTCAGTAGCAGCCTACGTCCAATATCTCAAAACTAACACTCAGGAAGTTAACCTGCTGTTTAAAGATCTGCTGATTGGGGTAACGCATTTCTTGCGCGATCCGGAGGCCTTTGATGCACTCCAGCATAGCGCGATCGCGCCCCTGGTAGAGCAGAGCAGTTCTGACAAATCAATTCGTATTTGGGTAGCTGGGTGTTCTTCGGGTGAAGAAGCCTATTCAATCGCAATGCTGATCTCCGAAGAAATGGAGCGGCAGAATGTGCGACCGCAAGTTCAAATCTTTGCGACAGATATTGACGAAAAAGCGTTAGAACAAGCTCGCCACGCGCGCTATCCCGCTAGTCTGGTCGAGCACACGATCCCCGAGCGGTTAGAGCGCTTCTTTATCAAACAAAATGGAATTTATCAAGTTGTCAAACATTTGCGAGAGATGTGTATTTTTTCGCAGCAAAGTTTGATTAGCGATCCGCCTTTTTCCCGACTCGATTTGATTTCTTGTCGTAACTTACTGATTTACTTTGATTCAGAGTTGCAAAAGCGATTAATTCCTTTGTTTCACTATGCCTTGAAACCCGAGGGTTTCCTGTTCTTGGGCAGTTCTGAAAATCTGTTTGAATACAACGATCTATTCCAAGTTGTTAGTAAAACTCACCGTTTGTTTCGGCGCAAACAGCCGATGATTTTGCCGCAAGTTGATTTTCCTCTGGTCGATCGCAGTTTGTATCGTCAAGCTTCGCAGTTCGCGCCTAAAACCGTTGTCGGTCAACAGTCGCAAGTGACTCAATCGATCGAACGCATCCTGCTGCAAGACTATGCGCCTGCCTGCGTAATTGTGAACGATCGAGACGAAATTATTTACTATTTTGGTCGGACTGGAAAATATTTAGAGCCTCCCCAAGGATTGCCAAACAACCTAGAGCAAATGCGCTTACTTCTCAAGCTGAAGCCACCCTAATCAAGCAGTTAGAAGACGAACTCCGCACCACCAAAGAGCAATTAAGAGGAACGATCGAAGAAATCGAGACATCCAACGAAGAATTAAAATCGGCGAACGAAGAATTACTGTCGATGAACGAGGAATTCCAATCTTCAAATGAAGAACTGCAAACGTCTAAAGAAGAAATGCAGTCAATTAATGAAGAACTGGAGATCGTCAACGCCGAACTCCGTAATAAAGTCGAAGAACTCGATACGGCTAATAACGATATTCAGAATTTATTTAAAAGTACGCAAATTGCGACGATTTTTCTGGATTCAATACTGCGAATTAAACGGTTTACGCCAGATGCAACGCGATTGTTTCATCTGATTGGGACAGATATCGGACGACCGATTACGGATATTTCAATTGCTTCGGATATTGAGTTAAATATTGCGGCTGAGGTGCGCGAGGTGCTGCGAACCTTGATACCGAGCGAGTATGAGGTACAGCTTGGGGAGCGGAACACGGTCTATAAAATGCGGATCTTGCCTTATCGAACGCTGGAAAATGCGATCGACGGCGTTGTTCTAACCTTTGTCGATGTTACCAACCTGCGACAGGCGCGCGATCGAGCGGAAAGATGGGCGCATCGCCAGAGCGCGATCGCCGAACTCGGCAGCTATGCTTTACAGGAAAACAATGCAGCCGCCATTTGCGAACGCACGACCCAAATTGTCTGTCAAACTCTCAAATCAAACCTTTGTAGCCTATTTGTGCTTCAAGCCGATTCTCCTGACGAGTTGTTGCTGCAAAGTGGCAGTGGTTGGCCGGCAGAGAGTATTGGCAGTGTCAGAATGAGTGCTTCTAACTCTCATGCTGGCTATACGCTGGCCGTTAAGCATCCTGTGAGTGTAGAGGATTTCGCTCGAGAGTCCCGGTTTACTGAATCGGAAGCGCTGCGGCAGCACAATATCGTCAGCGGGATTAGCGCGATTATCTATGGCAGTGTTGACATCCTCACCGGGCTAAAGCCACGGTGATTCCCAAACCTCACGATTTAGGTTTCTGTTTCCTTCCCCTTCGACTACGCTCGGGGGATTTTCGCAAC
This window contains:
- a CDS encoding DUF3119 family protein — encoded protein: MTAVQSPQSSQQTIELAPSYTLPLVLILGAIPLGFVQAWVSLAIAVFGVFLLFQALTIRLQFTPTALDIYRSGKLIRNFPYSQWENWRIFWEPVPILFYFKEVKSIHFLPMLFDPKMLKICLEPLPRI
- a CDS encoding HEAT repeat domain-containing protein; protein product: MNEEDDLSLLDDFESEFESPLDDMPPVEAESQPAPNPELMLALLTSSDRQQRAIAARAFSEIEDERAIPHLIDLLKDACPMTRVSAAYGLGRNPSPTAVEPLIEQLGIDWNGYARKGIVCALGNCNDRRVLPPLINALIRDIPAVRLWAATALARAAHLTYEDMIKVIPPLIVALRRDPIAAVRSNCAWALGQLCRELPSNAIYGTAIDALLEALVEDDDMGVTEDARAALLKVGDPRGLQTIEELEREGMI
- a CDS encoding PAS domain-containing protein; protein product: MNEEFQSSNEELQTSKEEMQSINEELEIVNAELRNKVEELDTANNDIQNLFKSTQIATIFLDSILRIKRFTPDATRLFHLIGTDIGRPITDISIASDIELNIAAEVREVLRTLIPSEYEVQLGERNTVYKMRILPYRTLENAIDGVVLTFVDVTNLRQARDRAERWAHRQSAIAELGSYALQENNAAAICERTTQIVCQTLKSNLCSLFVLQADSPDELLLQSGSGWPAESIGSVRMSASNSHAGYTLAVKHPVSVEDFARESRFTESEALRQHNIVSGISAIIYGSVDILTGLKPR
- a CDS encoding protein-glutamate O-methyltransferase CheR: MPGLRSKAIAQDSKTAKYDSMPRNAVLTGLVDYVLPVEEIPAKLIEYARHRAGLQANMGKDGILSQTTDYLSQICSLLRRQLGHDFSNYKQGTLVRRIQRRIQITQNTSVAAYVQYLKTNTQEVNLLFKDLLIGVTHFLRDPEAFDALQHSAIAPLVEQSSSDKSIRIWVAGCSSGEEAYSIAMLISEEMERQNVRPQVQIFATDIDEKALEQARHARYPASLVEHTIPERLERFFIKQNGIYQVVKHLREMCIFSQQSLISDPPFSRLDLISCRNLLIYFDSELQKRLIPLFHYALKPEGFLFLGSSENLFEYNDLFQVVSKTHRLFRRKQPMILPQVDFPLVDRSLYRQASQFAPKTVVGQQSQVTQSIERILLQDYAPACVIVNDRDEIIYYFGRTGKYLEPPQGLPNNLEQMRLLLKLKPP